A segment of the Calonectris borealis chromosome 2, bCalBor7.hap1.2, whole genome shotgun sequence genome:
AGCAAGCTCTGTTTTATTGGGAGACTACTACCAACTCAGTTACATGAGATCAGAACCTTTAACCACAAGTCAGTAGGTATACTCTTGTAATCTGCATCAATCTTAGAATGTTACAGAAGTAGCATTTTGTCCTATGTTGTTAATACAGAAACTTAAAGCAGGGTTGGTTGAATTTCAGGAATTTGTTCCACAAACAGTGTGAGGGTGTTCTTGGCTTTGAGAAGGCTAGGTACTTCTCCCTGATTTAACTTCTGATTTGAGGCAGGATGGGAGGGAACCAACTCATGCACAAACATCTAGCTTCGGGTTTCCATAGCTTAATATAGTCGATGGAGATGTAGTCACTATGCGTCATGGAGTTTAGAGAATAATTCTTCAGTACTGAAGTAGTCACGTCTGTGGTTGACTGACTCTAATGGATTCAGAGCTCTTAAACCTTTTACCTAGACAGTCATCTTAAATACAGATAGAAAATTAGGTGAGCATAAGTCCACCCCTCAGATCCAGAATAGTTATTgttctgtatatatatacttttatgAAACACATTGACTCAAATACCCATTTTCCCCATTCCTCCTTAAGAAAAGGAGTAAAAACAAGTAGAGTATGCGTAAGCCAGTGTTTAGAGTTTGTTCGCTGTGAGCaattggttgggtttttcttcataattttgcaTTGGAAATGTTTTGCCTGTGTTATGTAGAAACACCCATGTCAATCCTAAATCTtacttaaaaacatttattcagtgATATTGTAAAATCTTCTTGGTACAGGATTAATGCGTGATGATACATTGTATGAAGATGATGATGTAAAAGAAGCACTGAAGAGACTTCCAGAACATCTTTACAATGAAAGGATATTTCGCATAAAGCGAGCACTTGACTTAAGCCTGAAACATCAGATCCTTCCAAAAGACCAGTGGGTGAAGTATGAAGAGGTATGTGTACAGAGTGTTTCCAAGGTGGAAGTCCTAAATGGCACTGTTATGACTGGTCTTTGGGATTTTCGGTCTCTGAAGAGATACATACGTGTTCTTTATAATGAGTAAACGAGCGTGCATCTCGCAGGATACCTTTGGAAAACACAGCTTTTGATCGCTGtttaaaaaatctctatttttcagtggaaattataGCATTTTGCTCAAGATGACAAAGGCTTAAACAACAGCTCAGAGCCATGGCACATTATTTGtattcagacaaaatattttttctaagctCTCAGATAAAGAAATACACTGTAACTAGCTTGGGAATTCTTATAAAAGGTCTCTTGCTTTTCtgattaatttcttaattttacagaaaaatctcGAGCCAAAGCTTTTATTCATGAAGATGCCaaggaagaataatttaaagGGAAATCTCACATT
Coding sequences within it:
- the UQCRB gene encoding cytochrome b-c1 complex subunit 7 isoform X3, translating into MRDDTLYEDDDVKEALKRLPEHLYNERIFRIKRALDLSLKHQILPKDQWVKYEEDKHYLEPYLKEVIRERLEREAWNKK
- the UQCRB gene encoding cytochrome b-c1 complex subunit 7 isoform X1, whose protein sequence is MAARAPVAGGGRLLDRIRKWYYNAAGFNKLGLMRDDTLYEDDDVKEALKRLPEHLYNERIFRIKRALDLSLKHQILPKDQWVKYEEDKHYLEPYLKEVIRERLEREAWNKK
- the UQCRB gene encoding cytochrome b-c1 complex subunit 7 isoform X2; this translates as MAARAPGLMRDDTLYEDDDVKEALKRLPEHLYNERIFRIKRALDLSLKHQILPKDQWVKYEEDKHYLEPYLKEVIRERLEREAWNKK